In the genome of Syngnathoides biaculeatus isolate LvHL_M chromosome 14, ASM1980259v1, whole genome shotgun sequence, one region contains:
- the LOC133512624 gene encoding uncharacterized protein LOC133512624 isoform X2 — protein MVHTCVVAGCRNRRTPGTGLSFYRFPRDPERKQRWIAAVNRQGWAPNDGSRLCSTHFISGKQVKNPRSPDYVPSVFTPLSLDMKEPNPPEVPDKQEARVEAANALLFLQCQGGSEPEETSIVNFDDVFKALRRENRALRESVEKMSLSENCLRNDAEKVKFYTGLPNFFVLETVMLLLSPHMDAIRNAKLSKFQQLLLTLMRLRLDLRNQDLAYRFGVKVGTVVRTVNHVINIMSSTLVPTAVFWPSRAELRKNLPAALHSSCPDCAVIVDCFAVPCEGPVIKDNERGAAAAACNVLNYLIGVAPQGVVTFVSRGVLGNFSPRNLAQGSGFLCKLLPGDVVLASRDLDISDAVAARGARFDIAGCPEDGSSQRAEGSPPETLDVQAHVERVVSMVRQRYTMLTGPVERAFTTTAERTSNLSTFDKIVQVACALNNLCISAAPLE, from the exons ATGGTTCACACCTGTGTGGTGGCTGGCTGTAGGAACCGCAGGACGCCTGGCACCGGCCTGTCCTTCTACCGCTTCCCGAGGGACCCCGAGAGGAAGCAGCGGTGGATCGCGGCCGTCAACCGCCAGGGTTGGGCGCCCAATGACGGCAGTCGACTGTGCAGCACCCACTTCATCTCCG GTAAACAAGTGAAGAACCCTCGTTCACCAGACTATGTTCCTTCTGTGTTTACGCCCCTTTCTCTTGACATGAAAGAGCCAAATCCACCAGAGGTCCCAGACAAGCAGGAAGCTCGCGTGGAGGCAGCCAATGCCCTGCTCTTCCTGCAGTGTCAGGGTGGGTCCGAACCAGAAGAG ACGTCCATCGTCAACTTTGATGATGTTTTCAAAGCACTCAGACGGGAAAATCGAGCTCTGCGCGAGTCAGTTGAGAAGATGTCCCTGTCAGAGAACTGCCTGAGGAACGACGCCGAGAAGGTGAAGTTCTACACAGGCCTGCCAAACTTCTTTGTGCTAGAGACGGTCATGCTGCTCTTGTCACCGCACATGGATGCCATCAGGAATGCCAAGCTGTCGAAGTTCCAACAGCTTCTGCTCACACTCATGCGTCTGCGCCTGGACCTGCGCAATCAGGACCTGGCCTATCGCTTTGGTGTCAAAGTGGGTACAGTGGTCCGTACTGTGAACCATGTGATCAACATCATGTCTTCCACCCTGGTTCCCACTGCTGTCTTTTGGCCCTCCCGAGCCGAACTGCGGAAGAACCTCCCTGCAGCCTTGCATTCCTCCTGCCCGGACTGCGCTGTCATTGTCGACTGCTTCGCTGTACCTTGCGAGGGCCCTGTCATCAAGGACAACGAGAGgggtgcagcagcagcagcttgcAACGTGTTGAACTATCTGATTGGTGTAGCCCCGCAAGGTGTCGTCACTTTTGTTTCCAGAGGTGTCCTGGGAAACTTCAGCCCTCGGAACCTGGCTCAGGGTTCTGGATTTCTGTGTAAGCTTCTCCCGGGCGACGTGGTTTTAGCCAGCCGGGACCTGGACATCTCTGATGCAGTGGCTGCCCGTGGGGCTCGCTTTGACATCGCCGGCTGCCCTGAAGACGGCTCGAGTCAGAGGGCGGAGGGCTCGCCGCCCGAAACACTGGATGTGCAGGCTCATGTGGAGAGAGTAGTGTCAATGGTGAGGCAGAGGTACACCATGCTCACCGGCCCTGTGGAAAGGGCATTCACCACGACCGCAGAGCGCACCTCCAACCTCTCGACATTTGACAAGATTGTACAAGTAGCTTGTGCCTTAAACAACTTGTGTATCTCTGCTGCACCTCTCGAGTga
- the LOC133512624 gene encoding uncharacterized protein LOC133512624 isoform X1, protein MVHTCVVAGCRNRRTPGTGLSFYRFPRDPERKQRWIAAVNRQGWAPNDGSRLCSTHFISGKQVKNPRSPDYVPSVFTPLSLDMKEPNPPEVPDKQEARVEAANALLFLQCQGGSEPEEASPVKANVEGSGLLLTDDDDEESLSDDKDETFSQTSIVNFDDVFKALRRENRALRESVEKMSLSENCLRNDAEKVKFYTGLPNFFVLETVMLLLSPHMDAIRNAKLSKFQQLLLTLMRLRLDLRNQDLAYRFGVKVGTVVRTVNHVINIMSSTLVPTAVFWPSRAELRKNLPAALHSSCPDCAVIVDCFAVPCEGPVIKDNERGAAAAACNVLNYLIGVAPQGVVTFVSRGVLGNFSPRNLAQGSGFLCKLLPGDVVLASRDLDISDAVAARGARFDIAGCPEDGSSQRAEGSPPETLDVQAHVERVVSMVRQRYTMLTGPVERAFTTTAERTSNLSTFDKIVQVACALNNLCISAAPLE, encoded by the exons ATGGTTCACACCTGTGTGGTGGCTGGCTGTAGGAACCGCAGGACGCCTGGCACCGGCCTGTCCTTCTACCGCTTCCCGAGGGACCCCGAGAGGAAGCAGCGGTGGATCGCGGCCGTCAACCGCCAGGGTTGGGCGCCCAATGACGGCAGTCGACTGTGCAGCACCCACTTCATCTCCG GTAAACAAGTGAAGAACCCTCGTTCACCAGACTATGTTCCTTCTGTGTTTACGCCCCTTTCTCTTGACATGAAAGAGCCAAATCCACCAGAGGTCCCAGACAAGCAGGAAGCTCGCGTGGAGGCAGCCAATGCCCTGCTCTTCCTGCAGTGTCAGGGTGGGTCCGAACCAGAAGAGGCAAGTCCAGTTAAGGCCAACGTCGAGGGTAGCGGGTTATTGCTAACggatgatgacgatgaagaATCTTTGAGTGATGACAAGGATGAAACATTTTCACAGACGTCCATCGTCAACTTTGATGATGTTTTCAAAGCACTCAGACGGGAAAATCGAGCTCTGCGCGAGTCAGTTGAGAAGATGTCCCTGTCAGAGAACTGCCTGAGGAACGACGCCGAGAAGGTGAAGTTCTACACAGGCCTGCCAAACTTCTTTGTGCTAGAGACGGTCATGCTGCTCTTGTCACCGCACATGGATGCCATCAGGAATGCCAAGCTGTCGAAGTTCCAACAGCTTCTGCTCACACTCATGCGTCTGCGCCTGGACCTGCGCAATCAGGACCTGGCCTATCGCTTTGGTGTCAAAGTGGGTACAGTGGTCCGTACTGTGAACCATGTGATCAACATCATGTCTTCCACCCTGGTTCCCACTGCTGTCTTTTGGCCCTCCCGAGCCGAACTGCGGAAGAACCTCCCTGCAGCCTTGCATTCCTCCTGCCCGGACTGCGCTGTCATTGTCGACTGCTTCGCTGTACCTTGCGAGGGCCCTGTCATCAAGGACAACGAGAGgggtgcagcagcagcagcttgcAACGTGTTGAACTATCTGATTGGTGTAGCCCCGCAAGGTGTCGTCACTTTTGTTTCCAGAGGTGTCCTGGGAAACTTCAGCCCTCGGAACCTGGCTCAGGGTTCTGGATTTCTGTGTAAGCTTCTCCCGGGCGACGTGGTTTTAGCCAGCCGGGACCTGGACATCTCTGATGCAGTGGCTGCCCGTGGGGCTCGCTTTGACATCGCCGGCTGCCCTGAAGACGGCTCGAGTCAGAGGGCGGAGGGCTCGCCGCCCGAAACACTGGATGTGCAGGCTCATGTGGAGAGAGTAGTGTCAATGGTGAGGCAGAGGTACACCATGCTCACCGGCCCTGTGGAAAGGGCATTCACCACGACCGCAGAGCGCACCTCCAACCTCTCGACATTTGACAAGATTGTACAAGTAGCTTGTGCCTTAAACAACTTGTGTATCTCTGCTGCACCTCTCGAGTga